The following coding sequences are from one Devosia neptuniae window:
- a CDS encoding hybrid sensor histidine kinase/response regulator, with product MQERPIWEALIALLYRQSYAILFANFVIPLPVAYVFRNEVPGPALIGWIGAMYLLTGARIVLAKLYFSHEAAEDALRWAWRATAFSWASAALWGAIGWVGFIPGDPNLAAFTCIVLTGLACGAVPSLSAFPPAYAGTAVFMLLPMAIRCVLGEGEIFRIYLLFILCLVAVNLYYSRQTFRMLSETVRLRSENLALIGDLEQQRDRAQAADRSKSRFLAAASHDLRQPVHAMSLFVEALSVTAQRGDVLAAEAGIIAGRLRAVIGNFGGVLNGLLDISRLDAGVVKMQKEPVSLAHLLDELKGEFADIARERGLDWRVVGSTGWVETDPALLRRILGNLLTNAFRYTKTGKVLLGVRCRKGQFEIAVLDTGAGIPAGQTEAIFDEFVQLPNAEKQGLGLGLSIVRRTAGLLGHALDLRSKEGRGSAFSILIAAAVPGVVKQDVVQDMGATPLNIAVIDDEQDALDGLVNLLEVWGHHVRAGISAERLIATMDGGTPDLLITDYRLGDGITGIAAAEAVWRHLGRTMPLIILTGDTAPDRLREATASGHKLLHKPVDPDALRQAIKASSR from the coding sequence GTGCAGGAAAGACCCATTTGGGAAGCCCTTATCGCGCTGCTCTACCGCCAATCCTATGCCATCCTGTTCGCCAATTTCGTCATTCCGCTGCCGGTGGCTTATGTGTTCCGCAATGAGGTGCCGGGGCCGGCGCTGATCGGCTGGATCGGCGCGATGTATCTGCTGACTGGCGCCCGTATTGTCTTGGCCAAGCTCTATTTTAGCCATGAAGCCGCAGAGGATGCCCTGCGCTGGGCCTGGCGGGCCACGGCCTTTTCCTGGGCGTCCGCCGCGCTGTGGGGCGCGATCGGCTGGGTGGGATTTATTCCTGGCGATCCAAACCTGGCGGCTTTTACCTGCATCGTGCTGACCGGCCTTGCCTGCGGCGCGGTGCCCTCGCTCTCGGCCTTTCCACCCGCCTATGCCGGCACGGCCGTCTTCATGCTGCTGCCCATGGCGATAAGATGCGTGCTGGGCGAGGGCGAGATCTTCCGCATTTATCTGCTCTTCATCCTGTGCCTCGTCGCGGTCAATCTCTATTATAGCCGCCAGACCTTCCGCATGCTGTCCGAGACCGTCCGGCTGCGCTCGGAAAACCTGGCGCTGATCGGCGATCTCGAACAGCAGCGCGATCGCGCCCAGGCCGCCGATCGCTCCAAATCCCGCTTTCTGGCCGCAGCCAGCCACGACCTGCGCCAGCCGGTGCATGCCATGAGTCTGTTCGTCGAGGCCCTGTCCGTCACGGCGCAGCGCGGCGATGTGCTTGCTGCCGAAGCCGGCATTATTGCCGGGCGCCTGCGTGCGGTAATCGGCAATTTCGGCGGCGTGCTCAATGGCCTGCTCGATATTTCCCGGCTCGATGCGGGCGTCGTCAAAATGCAGAAGGAGCCGGTTTCGCTCGCCCATTTGCTGGACGAGCTCAAGGGCGAATTTGCCGACATTGCCCGCGAGCGCGGGCTCGATTGGCGCGTCGTGGGCAGCACGGGCTGGGTCGAGACCGATCCGGCTCTGCTCCGGCGCATTCTGGGCAATCTGCTGACCAATGCCTTTCGTTATACCAAAACAGGCAAAGTGCTGCTGGGTGTGCGGTGTCGGAAGGGGCAGTTCGAAATTGCGGTGCTCGATACCGGCGCGGGCATTCCCGCCGGCCAGACCGAAGCGATTTTCGATGAATTCGTGCAACTTCCCAATGCGGAGAAACAGGGCTTGGGGCTGGGCCTCTCCATCGTGCGGCGCACGGCTGGTCTTTTGGGCCACGCACTCGACTTGCGCTCGAAGGAGGGGAGGGGGTCGGCATTTTCCATCCTCATTGCGGCCGCTGTTCCCGGTGTGGTGAAACAGGATGTCGTGCAGGACATGGGCGCCACGCCGCTCAATATAGCCGTGATCGATGATGAGCAGGACGCTCTCGACGGGCTGGTCAACCTGCTCGAAGTGTGGGGCCATCACGTACGGGCCGGCATCTCGGCCGAGCGGCTTATCGCCACTATGGATGGCGGCACGCCGGACCTGCTGATCACTGACTATCGGCTAGGCGACGGCATCACAGGCATTGCCGCCGCCGAGGCGGTGTGGCGCCATCTGGGGCGGACCATGCCCCTCATCATCCTCACCGGCGACACCGCGCCCGATCGCCTGCGCGAGGCCACTGCCAGCGGGCATAAGCTGCTGCACAAGCCGGTCGATCCCGATGCGCTAAGGCAAGCCATAAAGGCAAGCTCTCGGTAA
- a CDS encoding tryptophan-rich sensory protein: MAAKTIAIPYGSAPDVDRSDVLGLVLSAALPLALFILANGMAHLVGTRPMFFAPFGMPAAIAAGLHLGALPLFGAARWMVADKGRAGRVAGRWVVGLIAGTIAFPFLVAPLDSLALSAVAMALLIVGLAAIARVSKVSPRAALLMAPGLAWMGFSALMGLSFLSGWSPPFGPTNNQN, encoded by the coding sequence ATGGCCGCCAAGACAATAGCGATCCCCTATGGTTCGGCGCCCGATGTGGATCGGTCCGATGTCCTCGGGCTGGTGCTTAGCGCCGCCCTGCCATTAGCCCTGTTCATCCTCGCCAACGGCATGGCTCATCTGGTCGGTACGCGGCCCATGTTCTTTGCCCCGTTCGGCATGCCGGCAGCGATTGCCGCGGGGCTCCATCTTGGCGCCTTGCCGCTGTTCGGCGCGGCGCGCTGGATGGTCGCCGACAAGGGCCGCGCGGGCCGTGTCGCCGGCCGGTGGGTGGTTGGGCTGATTGCCGGCACGATCGCCTTCCCCTTCCTTGTCGCCCCACTCGATTCCCTCGCCTTGAGCGCCGTGGCCATGGCGCTGCTGATTGTGGGCCTGGCCGCTATCGCCCGCGTCAGCAAGGTCTCGCCCCGCGCGGCGCTGCTGATGGCGCCGGGCCTGGCCTGGATGGGCTTTAGCGCGCTGATGGGGCTGAGTTTTCTCAGCGGCTGGTCGCCGCCCTTCGGGCCCACCAACAATCAGAACTGA
- a CDS encoding DsbA family oxidoreductase, whose product MSKILKIDVFTDVVCPWCLVGSARLDTALAALPDDIEVVVENHPFYLDPSVPPEGVDVGEMLRAKYGKDPREMWARVEGEAEKAGIELDLSKQPRMFNTAKAHTITRLAKPLGIQHELANAIAGAYFLEHRQINDDNVLADIAVAFGYDRGDALDAMNDENELAITEQLATDAAQQGIRGVPFFIFGEKYALSGAQPAEVFDKALAQIIEEL is encoded by the coding sequence ATGTCCAAAATCCTCAAGATCGATGTGTTCACCGACGTCGTTTGCCCCTGGTGCCTGGTTGGCTCGGCGCGGCTCGATACGGCGCTGGCGGCACTCCCTGACGATATCGAGGTAGTGGTGGAGAACCATCCCTTCTATCTCGATCCGAGCGTGCCGCCCGAAGGCGTCGATGTTGGCGAAATGCTGCGCGCCAAATATGGCAAGGACCCGCGCGAGATGTGGGCACGCGTTGAAGGCGAGGCGGAGAAGGCCGGGATCGAGCTGGATCTGAGCAAGCAACCCCGCATGTTCAACACGGCCAAGGCGCATACCATCACCCGGCTGGCCAAGCCCTTGGGGATCCAGCATGAGCTGGCCAATGCCATTGCCGGGGCCTATTTCCTCGAGCATCGCCAGATCAATGACGACAATGTGCTGGCCGATATCGCGGTGGCCTTCGGTTATGACCGGGGCGATGCACTCGACGCCATGAATGACGAGAATGAGTTGGCGATCACCGAACAATTGGCAACCGACGCTGCCCAGCAGGGTATTCGCGGCGTGCCCTTCTTCATCTTCGGGGAAAAATACGCCCTCTCGGGGGCCCAGCCGGCTGAAGTGTTCGACAAGGCGCTGGCGCAGATCATCGAGGAACTCTAG
- a CDS encoding alpha/beta hydrolase, which yields MKLLRRIVLAVLIVVVVLYAAVVIYMYVNQRALQYDPSGDVVALGDTALPQAREVAIPSGDGVVNGWYQAPQAGKPLIIYYKGNAGSFSSEHERFERWVADGYGFLSFDYRGFPLSPGTISQDNILEDALAAFDWAQAQGAPIVIWGRSIGTGPATYVASERAANALLLETPFYSAVNVAAERYPILPVYWVMQDQFPVNDWIAKVDEPVLVAHGTADQTIGVSNGERVYALAKNKDELWIEPGADHNDLWKLNIWSHAEPFFERAEAAAGH from the coding sequence ATGAAGCTGTTGCGCCGCATCGTCCTTGCTGTGCTGATCGTTGTCGTCGTGCTCTACGCGGCGGTGGTCATCTACATGTATGTCAACCAGCGTGCGCTGCAGTACGATCCCAGCGGAGACGTGGTGGCGCTGGGCGATACGGCTTTGCCGCAGGCCAGGGAAGTCGCCATTCCCTCGGGCGATGGCGTGGTCAATGGCTGGTATCAGGCCCCACAGGCCGGCAAGCCTCTCATCATCTATTACAAGGGCAATGCTGGCAGCTTCTCCTCCGAGCATGAGCGCTTCGAGCGCTGGGTCGCCGATGGCTACGGGTTCTTGTCCTTTGATTATCGCGGCTTCCCGCTCTCGCCCGGCACGATCAGCCAGGACAATATTCTTGAGGATGCCCTGGCTGCGTTTGATTGGGCGCAGGCGCAGGGCGCGCCCATCGTCATCTGGGGCCGCTCGATCGGCACTGGTCCGGCCACCTATGTTGCGAGCGAACGTGCCGCCAATGCGCTGCTGCTCGAAACCCCGTTCTATTCGGCTGTCAACGTGGCCGCCGAGCGCTATCCCATCCTGCCGGTCTATTGGGTGATGCAGGACCAATTCCCGGTCAATGACTGGATCGCCAAGGTCGATGAGCCCGTGCTGGTGGCCCATGGTACGGCCGACCAGACTATTGGCGTTTCCAATGGCGAGCGCGTCTATGCCCTGGCCAAGAACAAGGACGAGCTGTGGATCGAGCCCGGCGCGGACCACAATGATCTGTGGAAACTCAACATCTGGAGCCATGCCGAGCCGTTTTTCGAGCGCGCCGAAGCTGCGGCGGGGCATTGA
- a CDS encoding multidrug effflux MFS transporter: MTSPSTSQPMSARRTAIIGGLMVAAGPLSITLYAPALPTMVADLMTTEAMGKLTLSVYFGAFALAQLVCGPLSDRFGRKPVAMAFFALYVLGSFAAALAPSIEMLLLGRALQGVGVSAGVALSRAMVRDQFVGSESIRILTLINLILTVAPAVAPTLGSVLLLAGSWHLLFVVMAGFGMAIIAMLAWGARETQPVAAQTPLKPSRILANYGRLLASAQFMAPALLLAIAFGGFYGFSALLPFVLLDDLGLTTFQFAMTMLIQTGSFITGNLVAGQVARRASGLQMVRIGLVLLVLAGLGFAIGPRLFPDSLFAVMIPVGLWMLALAFIGPSTTAAAMAGFGTIAGAAGALTGVFQVGGGFIGSTLASVLFPDARSAIVTLLPIMAGLAVLAALWRRISARPVAEAPPET; the protein is encoded by the coding sequence ATGACATCGCCCTCCACCAGCCAGCCCATGAGTGCGCGGCGCACCGCCATCATCGGGGGGCTGATGGTGGCCGCGGGGCCGCTCAGCATCACGCTTTATGCGCCGGCTTTGCCAACTATGGTCGCCGACCTCATGACCACCGAGGCAATGGGCAAGCTGACCCTCTCGGTCTATTTCGGCGCCTTCGCCCTGGCGCAGCTGGTCTGCGGCCCGCTTTCCGACCGTTTCGGGCGCAAGCCTGTCGCCATGGCGTTTTTTGCCCTTTACGTGCTGGGTAGCTTTGCCGCCGCGCTGGCTCCGAGCATCGAAATGCTGCTGCTGGGCCGGGCCCTGCAAGGGGTGGGCGTATCGGCCGGCGTCGCCCTGTCGCGCGCCATGGTGCGCGATCAATTCGTGGGTTCGGAATCGATCCGCATCCTCACCCTGATCAATCTGATCCTCACCGTCGCCCCTGCCGTGGCGCCGACCCTGGGCAGCGTGCTGCTGCTGGCCGGCAGCTGGCATCTGCTCTTTGTAGTCATGGCTGGGTTCGGCATGGCCATCATCGCCATGCTGGCCTGGGGTGCGCGGGAGACCCAGCCCGTGGCCGCGCAGACCCCGCTCAAGCCCAGCCGTATTCTCGCCAATTACGGGCGCCTGCTGGCCTCCGCCCAGTTCATGGCCCCCGCGCTGCTGCTGGCCATCGCCTTTGGTGGCTTTTACGGATTTTCGGCGCTGCTGCCCTTCGTGTTGCTCGACGATCTGGGGCTCACCACGTTCCAATTCGCCATGACCATGCTGATCCAGACCGGCTCGTTCATCACCGGCAATCTGGTGGCCGGGCAGGTGGCCCGCCGCGCCTCGGGGCTGCAGATGGTGCGGATTGGCCTGGTGCTCCTCGTGCTGGCCGGGCTGGGCTTTGCCATCGGCCCGCGCCTTTTCCCCGACTCGCTGTTTGCCGTGATGATCCCGGTGGGGCTCTGGATGCTGGCTTTGGCCTTTATCGGCCCTAGCACCACGGCCGCCGCCATGGCCGGCTTCGGCACCATTGCCGGCGCCGCTGGCGCGCTCACTGGGGTGTTCCAGGTAGGTGGCGGCTTTATCGGTTCGACGCTGGCCAGCGTGCTCTTCCCCGATGCGCGCAGCGCCATCGTAACGCTGCTGCCGATCATGGCGGGTCTCGCCGTCCTCGCCGCCCTCTGGCGCCGCATCTCCGCAAGGCCAGTGGCTGAAGCGCCGCCGGAGACCTGA
- the rpsU gene encoding 30S ribosomal protein S21 — protein sequence MQVVVRDNNVDQALRALKKKLQREGVFREMKLRNYYEKPSEKKARQKAEAVRRARKLARKRAQREGGLPAPTTTRPGAPVRPSAANVRS from the coding sequence TTGCAAGTAGTCGTTCGCGATAATAACGTTGATCAGGCGCTGCGCGCGCTGAAGAAAAAGCTGCAGCGCGAAGGCGTCTTCCGTGAAATGAAGCTGCGCAACTACTACGAGAAGCCCTCTGAGAAGAAGGCTCGCCAGAAGGCCGAGGCCGTGCGCCGCGCCCGCAAGCTGGCTCGCAAGCGCGCCCAGCGCGAAGGCGGCCTGCCCGCTCCGACCACGACGCGCCCTGGCGCTCCGGTCCGTCCGAGCGCAGCCAACGTTCGCAGCTAA
- a CDS encoding alpha/beta fold hydrolase yields MTRNLVLLPGLLCDSRLWRDPLAAMGEAVSPMVADLTQDDSIAAMAARTLAKAPESFALAGLSMGGYVALEIMRQAPERVTHLALLDTSARPDDEERRAKRRAGIESIKLGKFIGVSRALLASLLTPEHQGTPLADEVQAMSERVGQEAYVRQQTAILGRVDSRSSLGAITVPTLVGVGEADVLTPRAMAEEMVAGIAGAELVAFPDSAHLPTMENPAAVVVALRNWLAR; encoded by the coding sequence ATGACCCGCAATCTCGTGCTGCTGCCCGGCCTGTTATGCGATAGCCGGTTGTGGCGCGACCCATTGGCGGCGATGGGCGAGGCGGTTTCCCCGATGGTCGCCGACCTGACACAGGACGATTCCATCGCTGCCATGGCCGCCCGCACCCTGGCCAAAGCCCCGGAAAGCTTCGCTTTGGCGGGCCTGTCCATGGGTGGCTATGTGGCGCTCGAGATCATGCGGCAGGCGCCCGAGCGTGTCACCCATCTGGCTTTGCTGGACACCAGTGCCCGCCCTGACGACGAGGAACGCCGCGCCAAGCGCCGGGCGGGGATCGAGAGCATCAAGCTGGGCAAGTTCATCGGCGTGTCGCGGGCTTTGCTGGCCTCCCTGCTGACACCCGAGCATCAGGGTACGCCCCTGGCCGATGAAGTGCAGGCGATGTCGGAGCGCGTCGGGCAGGAGGCTTATGTCCGCCAGCAGACGGCGATTCTCGGTAGAGTCGATTCCCGCTCGAGTCTGGGGGCGATCACCGTGCCGACGCTGGTAGGCGTGGGCGAGGCGGATGTGCTGACACCACGGGCCATGGCCGAGGAAATGGTGGCCGGGATTGCTGGGGCGGAGTTGGTGGCGTTTCCCGATAGCGCGCATTTGCCGACGATGGAGAACCCGGCCGCGGTGGTAGTGGCGCTGCGGAATTGGCTCGCCAGGTAG
- a CDS encoding 5-(carboxyamino)imidazole ribonucleotide synthase — protein sequence MIGILGGGQLGRMLSLAASKLGMRTHIYCPDANSPAFEVTPHKTVAAYDDEVALAAFADAVDVITYEFENVPAATAEFLAARKPLRPGAKALAISQDRLAEKGFLASKNIPVAPHRAVETLAGLEAAIDALGLPAVLKTTRLGYDGKGQRVIRERGEAAEAFAALEPKPLVLEAFVPFEKEISVVVARNLGGEVRSFDAAENVHRHHILFTSTVPADIAPGLEKHAAMLAKVIVVALDYVGVLGVEFFVVPGERPTLMVNEIAPRVHNSGHWTEAVCLTDQFEQHIRAILGWPLGDPARLADVVMENLVGDEVNIVPGGIDGNTQPHLYGKTDIRPGRKMGHVNRIVRG from the coding sequence ATGATCGGTATTCTGGGGGGCGGGCAACTGGGCCGCATGCTCTCGCTGGCAGCCAGCAAATTGGGCATGCGCACCCATATCTATTGCCCCGATGCCAATAGCCCCGCTTTCGAGGTGACCCCGCACAAGACAGTGGCCGCCTATGACGACGAAGTGGCACTGGCCGCCTTTGCCGATGCGGTCGACGTCATCACCTATGAATTCGAGAATGTGCCGGCCGCCACCGCCGAATTCCTCGCCGCGCGCAAGCCGTTGCGGCCCGGCGCCAAAGCATTGGCCATCTCGCAGGACCGGCTGGCAGAAAAGGGCTTTCTGGCCAGCAAGAATATTCCCGTGGCGCCGCATCGCGCTGTCGAGACGCTGGCGGGGCTCGAAGCCGCAATCGACGCACTGGGCCTGCCCGCCGTGCTCAAGACCACCCGGCTGGGCTATGACGGCAAGGGGCAGCGGGTCATCCGCGAACGGGGCGAGGCCGCAGAGGCTTTTGCCGCGCTCGAGCCCAAGCCGCTGGTGCTCGAAGCCTTCGTGCCCTTCGAGAAGGAAATCTCGGTGGTCGTGGCGCGCAATCTGGGCGGCGAAGTCAGAAGCTTCGACGCCGCCGAAAATGTGCACCGCCATCATATTCTGTTCACCAGCACCGTGCCGGCCGACATTGCGCCGGGGCTGGAAAAGCACGCCGCCATGCTGGCCAAGGTGATCGTGGTGGCGCTCGACTATGTCGGCGTGCTCGGGGTCGAGTTCTTCGTCGTGCCGGGCGAGCGGCCCACGCTGATGGTCAATGAGATTGCCCCGCGCGTACACAATTCGGGGCACTGGACGGAGGCTGTGTGCCTCACCGACCAGTTCGAGCAGCACATCCGGGCGATCCTGGGCTGGCCGCTGGGCGACCCGGCGCGCCTGGCCGATGTTGTGATGGAAAACCTCGTCGGCGACGAAGTGAACATCGTGCCCGGCGGGATCGATGGGAATACGCAGCCGCATTTGTACGGCAAGACGGACATCCGACCGGGGCGGAAGATGGGGCATGTGAACAGGATTGTGCGGGGGTAG
- the purE gene encoding 5-(carboxyamino)imidazole ribonucleotide mutase has protein sequence MGSQSDWPTMRLAAETLETLEIEYEARIVSAHRTPERMVEFATNARAEGFKIIIAGAGGSAHLPGMIAAMTPLPVFGVPVKSKALNGQDSLLSIVQMPGGIPVGTLAIGEPGAINAALLAAAVLALSDEDLADRLDHYRAQQSARVPLFPSDTE, from the coding sequence ATGGGCAGCCAGTCCGACTGGCCCACCATGCGGCTTGCCGCCGAAACCCTCGAAACCCTCGAAATCGAATATGAGGCGCGCATCGTCTCGGCGCATCGCACGCCCGAGCGCATGGTGGAATTTGCCACCAATGCCCGCGCCGAAGGGTTCAAGATCATCATCGCCGGCGCCGGTGGGTCGGCCCATCTTCCCGGCATGATCGCGGCCATGACGCCACTGCCGGTGTTTGGCGTGCCGGTCAAGTCCAAGGCGCTGAACGGGCAGGATAGTCTGCTCTCCATCGTGCAGATGCCCGGTGGCATTCCGGTGGGCACGCTGGCTATTGGCGAGCCCGGCGCCATCAATGCGGCGCTGCTGGCCGCTGCCGTCCTGGCTTTGTCCGATGAAGACCTGGCCGACCGGCTCGACCATTATCGGGCTCAGCAAAGCGCCCGCGTGCCCCTTTTCCCCTCCGACACCGAGTAA
- a CDS encoding YdcH family protein: protein MLPLTREQEANLGLELATKRQEHSDLNAAIDTLTQSHVADRMLLQRLKKRKLALKDRIVQLENILLPDIIA from the coding sequence ATGTTGCCATTAACCAGAGAGCAGGAAGCCAATCTTGGGCTGGAGCTGGCCACAAAACGCCAGGAACACTCCGATCTCAATGCGGCGATCGATACGCTGACCCAATCCCATGTGGCCGATCGGATGCTGTTGCAGCGCCTCAAAAAGCGCAAGCTGGCGCTGAAAGATCGCATCGTCCAGCTCGAGAATATTTTGCTGCCCGACATCATCGCCTGA
- a CDS encoding YdcH family protein has translation MTTEGHVAALERRHQELDRQIQAEIKSTRYDEMAISALKRKKLEVKDELYKYAASSQ, from the coding sequence ATGACGACTGAAGGCCATGTTGCGGCGCTGGAACGGCGCCACCAGGAGTTGGATCGCCAGATCCAGGCCGAGATCAAAAGCACACGGTATGACGAGATGGCGATCAGCGCACTCAAGCGCAAAAAACTCGAAGTGAAGGACGAATTGTACAAATACGCGGCGAGTTCACAGTAA
- a CDS encoding sulfite exporter TauE/SafE family protein codes for MFDPYFVTIAAIAVLIVGLSKAGLLGSLGMVGVPLLSLVMPARDAAGMMLPVLLAMDIIAVWTYRKEVDWRIIRIMLPGAAIGTIAGWVLWSFVSDDAVLLFVGVVTLLFILDAILPLRKKLEGLHPSKPWGVFWGGFAGFTSFISHTGGPPFQIYVLPQRLSPAIYAGTTAVFFAIVNTAKLVPYFFLGQLNLHNLTLSASLIPVGLAGVLIGVWLVRRISMVWFYRIAYWLVFILSLYIIWKGATGLFGGA; via the coding sequence ATGTTCGATCCCTATTTCGTCACGATCGCCGCGATCGCGGTGCTGATCGTTGGCCTCTCCAAGGCTGGTCTATTGGGCAGCCTGGGCATGGTCGGCGTGCCGCTGCTCAGTCTGGTCATGCCGGCCCGTGATGCCGCGGGCATGATGCTGCCGGTGCTGCTGGCCATGGATATCATCGCCGTCTGGACCTATCGCAAGGAAGTGGATTGGCGGATCATCCGCATCATGCTGCCCGGCGCGGCCATCGGCACCATTGCGGGCTGGGTACTGTGGTCCTTCGTCTCCGACGATGCCGTGCTGCTGTTTGTGGGTGTCGTGACGCTGCTGTTCATCCTCGATGCCATCCTGCCACTGCGCAAGAAGCTCGAAGGGCTGCACCCGTCAAAGCCCTGGGGCGTTTTCTGGGGCGGCTTTGCCGGCTTCACCAGCTTTATCAGCCATACCGGCGGCCCCCCATTCCAGATCTATGTGCTGCCCCAGCGCCTGTCGCCGGCCATCTACGCCGGCACCACAGCGGTGTTCTTCGCCATCGTCAACACGGCCAAGCTGGTGCCCTATTTCTTCCTGGGCCAGCTCAACCTGCACAATCTGACGCTCTCAGCCTCGCTGATTCCGGTCGGCCTTGCCGGCGTGCTCATCGGGGTCTGGCTGGTGCGCCGCATCTCCATGGTGTGGTTCTACCGCATCGCCTATTGGCTGGTCTTCATCCTGTCGCTCTACATCATCTGGAAGGGCGCGACGGGGCTGTTTGGCGGGGCCTAA
- a CDS encoding monovalent cation:proton antiporter-2 (CPA2) family protein has translation MLAIFVLLAASVALAPLAKALGLGTVLGYLAAGILIGPYGLGLVSDSELIRQIAEFGIVMMLFLIGLDLQPSEVWRMRHKVLGLGVTQLVITTVILALALLVAGFTLNTAIIIGLALSMSSTAIAIQSAQQRDITRTDAGRASLAVLLVQDVAVIPILAAIPLLAVSGSRHAVHVELDHAVQAIADPLDWVTPLILIGAFIGAIVAGRYLVRPVLGYVARTGVREAFTALGLAIVFGAALLTQLEGLSPALGAFIGGVLLADSEYRHELESNLEPFKGLLLGLFFISVGMSIAFSVLWSEPLRLLALVGGFVGVKIAVMFGLASLFRMHLADRLLLAILLSQAGEFAFVILQFAQSAGALSAEDHGLLAVAVALSMATTPLLLLAFDRLVAPRLDARNTRDSDDITEQRKIVVLGYGRFGQIITRMLRAQGFETTLIDDDPAQIELVRKFGVKVFYGDGSRLDLLHAAGVGQAELVVVAVGGADRILDIARKVRRHFPDVTIAARAIDRGHAHELMAMGVEVFERETFLSAISLGAKVLVQLGVAPIDAHHMAQAFERHDNQLLTDSFAVREDEDAYVGMVRQSMSLLNETMEGDEPPAPLDKKDSPRGE, from the coding sequence TTGCTGGCCATTTTCGTTCTGCTGGCTGCCAGTGTCGCGCTCGCGCCGCTGGCCAAGGCGCTGGGGCTGGGCACGGTGCTGGGCTATCTCGCCGCCGGCATTCTGATCGGACCTTATGGACTGGGGCTGGTCTCCGATAGCGAACTGATCCGCCAGATTGCCGAATTCGGTATTGTCATGATGCTGTTCCTGATCGGGCTTGATCTGCAGCCCTCCGAAGTCTGGCGCATGCGGCACAAGGTTTTGGGCCTGGGCGTCACCCAATTGGTCATCACCACGGTGATTCTGGCCCTGGCCTTGCTGGTCGCAGGCTTCACGCTCAACACCGCCATCATTATCGGGCTGGCGCTGTCTATGTCCTCCACCGCCATTGCCATCCAGTCGGCCCAGCAACGCGACATCACCCGCACCGATGCGGGGCGGGCGAGTCTGGCCGTATTACTGGTGCAGGACGTCGCCGTCATTCCCATCCTGGCGGCCATTCCCCTGCTGGCCGTGTCGGGCAGCCGGCACGCCGTGCATGTGGAACTGGACCACGCGGTGCAGGCCATTGCCGACCCGCTCGATTGGGTGACCCCGCTGATCCTGATCGGCGCCTTTATCGGGGCCATTGTGGCGGGGCGCTATCTGGTGCGGCCAGTGCTGGGCTATGTGGCGCGCACTGGAGTACGCGAAGCCTTTACCGCTCTGGGTCTGGCCATCGTGTTCGGCGCCGCGCTGCTGACCCAGCTTGAAGGCCTGTCGCCCGCTCTGGGTGCTTTCATCGGCGGCGTGCTGCTGGCCGATAGCGAATATCGCCATGAGCTCGAAAGCAATCTGGAGCCATTCAAAGGCCTGCTGCTGGGGCTGTTCTTCATCTCGGTGGGCATGTCCATCGCCTTTTCGGTGCTGTGGTCCGAGCCGCTGCGGCTGCTGGCTTTGGTGGGCGGCTTTGTCGGCGTCAAGATCGCTGTGATGTTTGGCCTCGCCAGTCTGTTCCGCATGCATCTGGCCGACCGGTTGCTGCTGGCAATCCTCTTGAGCCAGGCAGGAGAATTTGCCTTCGTCATCCTGCAATTTGCGCAAAGCGCCGGAGCCTTGAGCGCCGAGGATCATGGGCTGCTGGCGGTGGCGGTAGCCCTCTCCATGGCGACGACGCCCCTGCTCCTGCTGGCCTTTGACCGGCTGGTGGCGCCCCGGCTTGATGCGCGCAATACCCGCGACAGCGATGACATTACCGAGCAACGCAAGATTGTGGTGCTCGGCTATGGTCGCTTCGGACAGATCATCACCCGCATGCTGCGCGCCCAAGGGTTTGAGACCACCCTGATCGATGACGATCCGGCGCAGATCGAACTGGTGCGCAAATTCGGCGTCAAGGTTTTCTACGGTGATGGCTCGCGGCTCGATCTGCTGCACGCTGCCGGGGTCGGGCAGGCCGAGCTGGTGGTCGTGGCGGTAGGCGGAGCTGACCGGATCCTCGACATCGCCCGCAAGGTGCGGCGGCATTTTCCCGATGTGACCATTGCCGCCCGCGCTATCGATCGGGGCCATGCGCACGAATTGATGGCCATGGGGGTGGAAGTGTTCGAACGCGAAACGTTCCTGTCGGCCATCAGCCTTGGCGCCAAGGTGCTGGTGCAATTGGGGGTGGCGCCGATCGATGCGCACCACATGGCACAGGCCTTCGAGCGACACGACAATCAATTGTTGACTGATTCCTTCGCCGTGCGCGAGGACGAGGACGCCTATGTCGGCATGGTGCGCCAATCCATGAGCCTGCTCAACGAAACCATGGAAGGCGACGAGCCGCCCGCTCCGCTCGACAAGAAGGACTCGCCACGGGGCGAATAG